In Triticum aestivum cultivar Chinese Spring chromosome 5B, IWGSC CS RefSeq v2.1, whole genome shotgun sequence, the following proteins share a genomic window:
- the LOC123110419 gene encoding uncharacterized protein YnbB isoform X1 → MCTLAADGCLDWDALAHAVRPETGCTLIQRSYGYSWRKSLSIDDICRAIDLIKMQNKNCKVMVDNCYGEFVETSEPPMVGSDLIAGSLIKNPGGTIMPCGGHVAGKKDLVAAAAARLSAPGLGVEFGSVPRHVMRAMFQGLFLAPQMVGEVVKTTGWFANCRSHVSQGL, encoded by the exons ATGTGCACT CTTGCAGCAGATGGTTGCCTTGACTGGGACGCGCTTGCACATGCCGTCAGACCGGAGACCGGGTGCACGCTCATACAGAGGTCCTATGGTTACTCGTGGCGCAAGAGCCTGAGCATAGATGATATCTGTAGAGCCATCGATTTGATCAAG ATGCAAAATAAAAACTGCAAGGTCATGGTTGACAACTGCTACGGTGAATTTGTTGAGACATCAGAGCCTCCAATGGTG GGATCAGATCTTATTGCCGGTAGCTTGATAAAGAACCCCGGTGGTACCATCATGCCTTGTGGTGGCCACGTTGCTGGGAAGAAAGATTTGGTTGCCGCAGCTGCAGCTCGCCTATCCGCACCGGGCCTTGGGGTGGAGTTTGGGTCCGTACCTAGACATGTTATGCGAGCAATGTTTCAGGGCTTGTTTCTTGCTCCCCAAATGGTTGGAGAGGTAGTAAAA ACCACAGGGTGGTTTGCTAATTGCAGAAGTCATGTCAGCCAAGGGCTATAG
- the LOC123110419 gene encoding uncharacterized protein YnbB isoform X2, with the protein MCTLAADGCLDWDALAHAVRPETGCTLIQRSYGYSWRKSLSIDDICRAIDLIKMQNKNCKVMVDNCYGEFVETSEPPMVGSDLIAGSLIKNPGGTIMPCGGHVAGKKDLVAAAAARLSAPGLGVEFGSVPRHVMRAMFQGLFLAPQMVGETTGWFANCRSHVSQGL; encoded by the exons ATGTGCACT CTTGCAGCAGATGGTTGCCTTGACTGGGACGCGCTTGCACATGCCGTCAGACCGGAGACCGGGTGCACGCTCATACAGAGGTCCTATGGTTACTCGTGGCGCAAGAGCCTGAGCATAGATGATATCTGTAGAGCCATCGATTTGATCAAG ATGCAAAATAAAAACTGCAAGGTCATGGTTGACAACTGCTACGGTGAATTTGTTGAGACATCAGAGCCTCCAATGGTG GGATCAGATCTTATTGCCGGTAGCTTGATAAAGAACCCCGGTGGTACCATCATGCCTTGTGGTGGCCACGTTGCTGGGAAGAAAGATTTGGTTGCCGCAGCTGCAGCTCGCCTATCCGCACCGGGCCTTGGGGTGGAGTTTGGGTCCGTACCTAGACATGTTATGCGAGCAATGTTTCAGGGCTTGTTTCTTGCTCCCCAAATGGTTGGAGAG ACCACAGGGTGGTTTGCTAATTGCAGAAGTCATGTCAGCCAAGGGCTATAG